The Saccopteryx leptura isolate mSacLep1 chromosome 2, mSacLep1_pri_phased_curated, whole genome shotgun sequence genome has a window encoding:
- the LOC136393666 gene encoding thymosin beta-4-like, with protein MADKPNMAETEKFGKSKPKTETQENYPLPSKEMTEQEKQTHHNEATPPMCTVPSTSTAF; from the coding sequence ATGGCTGACAAACCCAATATGGCTGAGACTGAGAAATTCGGTAAGTCAAAACCAAAGACAGAAACACAAGAGAACTATCCCctgccttcaaaagaaatgactGAACAGGAGAagcagacacatcataatgaggCCACACCACCAATGTGCACTGTACCTTCCACAAGCACTGCCTTCTAA